A genomic window from Micromonospora violae includes:
- a CDS encoding CBS domain-containing protein gives MSGYRVSDVMTKQVVYLPAETTLDEAARVMKEADIGDVVVTDGASLAGMLTDRDIVVRAVAENSSPAATTIGAIVTREVVMIEQHCTAGEAAALMRERGIRRVLVCDSDRKLVGIVSLGDLAMQLDPTSALSEISEQSPTV, from the coding sequence ATGTCCGGTTACCGGGTCAGTGACGTGATGACCAAGCAGGTCGTGTACCTGCCGGCCGAGACCACCCTGGACGAGGCGGCCAGGGTGATGAAGGAGGCCGACATCGGTGATGTGGTGGTCACCGACGGCGCCAGCCTCGCCGGCATGCTCACCGACCGGGACATCGTGGTGCGGGCCGTGGCGGAGAACAGCTCCCCTGCGGCCACCACCATCGGCGCGATCGTCACCCGTGAGGTCGTCATGATCGAACAGCACTGCACGGCGGGCGAGGCGGCGGCGCTCATGCGGGAGCGGGGCATCCGACGGGTGCTGGTCTGTGACAGCGACCGCAAGCTGGTCGGGATCGTCTCGCTCGGCGACCTGGCCATGCAACTCGACCCGACCAGCGCGCTCAGTGAGATCAGCGAGCAGTCGCCCACGGTGTGA
- a CDS encoding DsbA family oxidoreductase produces the protein MEIEIYADVICPWCYIGKRRLDEALASYAGEVTVRYRPFQLDPSPVPEPLPLVQALAGKFGGPERARQMVAHVTQVAAADGLRLDYDRAVIANTFDAHRLVSWATDQGKAAEMVEALYQAHFNQGVDVGSREALATLAGEIGLNAADARRFLDSDERVADVAGELAAARDLGITSVPTFVLAGKYAVSGAQEVQTLLAALTEVEQREAAAR, from the coding sequence ATGGAGATCGAGATCTACGCGGACGTGATCTGCCCGTGGTGCTACATCGGCAAGCGCCGCCTGGACGAGGCCCTCGCCAGCTATGCGGGTGAGGTGACGGTCCGCTACCGGCCGTTCCAGCTCGACCCGTCGCCGGTGCCCGAGCCTCTTCCGCTGGTGCAGGCGTTGGCCGGCAAGTTCGGCGGCCCGGAGCGCGCCCGGCAGATGGTCGCCCACGTGACCCAGGTCGCGGCGGCTGACGGGCTACGACTCGACTACGACCGCGCGGTGATCGCGAACACCTTCGACGCGCACCGACTGGTCTCCTGGGCGACCGACCAGGGCAAGGCGGCCGAGATGGTGGAGGCGCTCTACCAGGCGCACTTCAACCAGGGGGTCGACGTCGGGTCGCGCGAGGCGCTGGCGACCCTGGCCGGTGAGATCGGCCTGAACGCCGCCGACGCGCGCCGATTCCTCGACTCCGACGAGCGCGTGGCCGACGTCGCGGGCGAACTGGCCGCCGCGCGGGACCTCGGCATCACCAGCGTGCCGACCTTCGTCCTGGCCGGAAAGTACGCGGTCTCCGGCGCCCAGGAGGTGCAGACCCTGCTCGCCGCGCTCACCGAGGTCGAGCAGCGCGAGGCCGCCGCGCGCTGA
- a CDS encoding SufE family protein, protein MADMPARLAEIVDEFAAAPRDLVLEMLLEYADVIPVLPEGTVEREGMEQVPECQTSFFLRAKVTPEGTVTTIFDCPPEAPTTRAFAGILAEGLAGASAEQVLAVPDDLYQRMGLAQAISPLRVRGGTAILGRLKRQIREQLG, encoded by the coding sequence ATGGCTGACATGCCGGCCCGACTGGCCGAGATCGTCGACGAGTTCGCCGCCGCGCCGCGCGACCTGGTGCTGGAGATGCTCCTGGAGTACGCGGACGTCATCCCGGTGCTGCCGGAGGGCACCGTCGAACGCGAGGGCATGGAACAGGTGCCCGAGTGCCAGACGTCGTTCTTCCTGCGCGCGAAGGTGACCCCGGAGGGCACCGTGACGACGATCTTCGACTGCCCGCCGGAAGCGCCGACCACCCGGGCGTTCGCCGGGATCCTCGCCGAAGGGCTGGCGGGCGCGAGCGCCGAGCAGGTGCTGGCCGTACCGGACGACCTCTACCAGCGGATGGGTCTGGCGCAGGCGATCAGCCCACTGCGCGTACGCGGTGGCACGGCGATCCTGGGTCGCCTCAAGCGGCAGATCCGGGAACAACTCGGCTGA
- a CDS encoding MFS transporter gives MPSTAVISEPTAPGLFAPRLRAMTVGSVALISLLAFEALAVGTAMPTVARSLDGLALYGIAFGGPFATGVLAMVVSGIWCDARGPRGPMWHGVAWFVVGLLIAGTAPVMSALVVGRVVQGFGSGLLSVALYVIVAQAYPSELHRRIFAAFAAAWVVPSLVGPAVAGLIVQYLGWRWVFLAVPAVAVPAVLLIHPGLRSLGRSAATSPSAGAAARIGWACGAAVSAALLHIGGQQRGATALVLVAVAVGGLLVCAPRLLPAGFLRAARGLPTVVGLRGLASAAFVGAEVVIPLMLSRERGLSPTAAGLVLTVGALAWSAGSWLQGRIPVPASRASLPRAGLSCITVGTATVALAVRPELPVTVAVVGWAVAGLGMGLLYPSLSVLTLELSEPGEQGRNSSSLQLSDSLFAATVLALTGAVLATGSAPGPASYTTTLVVAAALALLGALLAGRVVLGGGVRHGS, from the coding sequence ATGCCGAGCACAGCCGTCATCAGCGAACCCACCGCACCGGGACTCTTCGCACCCCGGCTACGCGCGATGACGGTGGGCAGCGTCGCGTTGATCTCACTCCTCGCCTTCGAGGCGTTGGCGGTCGGTACGGCGATGCCGACCGTCGCCCGCAGCCTGGACGGGCTGGCGCTCTACGGCATCGCCTTCGGTGGCCCGTTCGCCACCGGTGTGCTGGCCATGGTGGTCTCCGGGATCTGGTGTGACGCCCGCGGCCCCCGAGGGCCGATGTGGCACGGCGTCGCCTGGTTCGTGGTCGGGCTGCTGATCGCCGGGACCGCGCCCGTGATGAGCGCGCTGGTCGTCGGGCGGGTCGTGCAGGGTTTCGGCTCCGGGCTGCTGTCGGTGGCGCTCTACGTGATCGTCGCGCAGGCGTACCCATCGGAACTGCACCGGCGGATCTTCGCGGCGTTCGCGGCGGCGTGGGTCGTCCCGTCGCTGGTCGGGCCGGCGGTTGCCGGCCTGATCGTGCAGTACCTGGGCTGGCGGTGGGTTTTCCTGGCGGTGCCGGCGGTGGCCGTGCCGGCGGTGCTGCTGATCCATCCCGGCCTGCGGTCGCTGGGCCGGAGTGCGGCAACGAGCCCGTCGGCCGGTGCGGCCGCGCGGATCGGTTGGGCGTGCGGGGCCGCGGTGAGCGCCGCGCTGTTGCACATCGGGGGACAGCAGCGCGGTGCCACCGCACTGGTGCTGGTCGCGGTCGCCGTGGGCGGCCTGCTGGTCTGTGCCCCGCGCCTGCTGCCGGCCGGGTTTCTCCGCGCCGCGCGAGGATTGCCCACCGTCGTCGGGTTGCGGGGTCTGGCCTCGGCCGCCTTCGTCGGCGCCGAGGTGGTCATTCCGCTGATGCTCTCCCGGGAGCGGGGCCTCTCGCCGACGGCGGCCGGGCTGGTCCTCACCGTCGGCGCGTTGGCCTGGTCGGCGGGCTCCTGGTTGCAGGGTCGGATCCCGGTGCCGGCGTCGAGGGCCAGCTTGCCGCGCGCCGGGCTGAGCTGCATCACGGTCGGCACCGCCACGGTGGCCCTGGCCGTCCGGCCCGAACTGCCGGTGACCGTGGCCGTGGTCGGTTGGGCGGTCGCAGGGCTGGGCATGGGCCTGCTCTATCCGTCGCTGTCGGTGCTCACCCTGGAGTTGTCCGAGCCGGGTGAGCAGGGCCGCAACAGCTCGTCACTGCAGTTGAGCGACTCGCTCTTCGCGGCGACCGTGCTCGCGTTGACCGGGGCCGTGTTGGCGACGGGAAGCGCGCCAGGCCCGGCCAGCTACACGACGACGCTCGTGGTGGCCGCCGCGCTGGCGCTGCTCGGAGCGCTGCTGGCCGGCCGTGTCGTCCTGGGCGGGGGCGTGCGACACGGCAGTTGA
- a CDS encoding GAP family protein, whose protein sequence is MNLVTILPLAVVMVAGTQLVVAVFLASSDRPRVASLGFLTGAGLVIAAGVTAAWLATRLVGGVAADASAVAGKVDRGPAIDLVVLALLVILAVLIWVRRNRSGPPRWLGSIEHAGPLQALRLGALLFVATPTDDLTMATVGASVARHNLPWWHLVPFVLLTLLLLALPLLALLLLGSRAARVLTRMREWAEGHAWIVNEIVIAFFALLTVLDLIRSG, encoded by the coding sequence ATGAACCTCGTGACCATTCTGCCGCTCGCCGTGGTCATGGTGGCCGGGACGCAGTTGGTGGTGGCGGTCTTCCTCGCCTCGTCGGATCGGCCCCGGGTGGCGTCGCTGGGGTTCCTCACCGGCGCGGGGCTGGTGATCGCCGCCGGGGTGACGGCAGCGTGGCTGGCGACCCGGCTGGTGGGTGGAGTGGCCGCCGACGCCAGCGCCGTGGCCGGGAAGGTCGACCGTGGCCCCGCCATCGACCTGGTGGTGCTGGCCCTGCTGGTGATTCTGGCCGTGTTGATCTGGGTACGCCGCAACCGCTCCGGACCTCCGCGCTGGCTGGGGAGCATCGAGCACGCCGGTCCGCTTCAGGCGCTGCGGCTGGGTGCGTTGCTCTTCGTGGCGACGCCCACCGACGACCTGACCATGGCCACGGTCGGGGCGAGTGTGGCCCGCCACAACCTGCCGTGGTGGCACCTGGTGCCGTTCGTGCTGCTCACCCTGCTGCTGCTGGCGCTGCCCCTACTGGCGTTGCTGCTGCTCGGGAGTCGGGCGGCGCGGGTGTTGACCCGGATGCGGGAATGGGCCGAGGGACACGCCTGGATCGTCAACGAGATCGTGATCGCGTTCTTCGCGTTGTTGACCGTGCTGGACCTGATCCGATCCGGCTGA
- a CDS encoding YbaK/EbsC family protein has translation MGTLKTEPARTRLDLLAPPVAEAIAQWPADAPVDVNEVLVAPIDADLADTAAFCAAYEVGLDVSANCVVVAGKRDGVVRYAACIILATTRADVNGVARRALDVRKASFAAMADAVELTGMEYGGITPIGLPAQWPILVDARVVATPHVIVGSGVRHSKIALPGPALGALPGAQVVEGLAKPA, from the coding sequence ATGGGAACGCTGAAGACCGAACCGGCCCGCACCCGCCTGGACCTACTCGCCCCGCCGGTCGCGGAGGCCATCGCGCAGTGGCCGGCCGACGCGCCGGTGGACGTCAACGAGGTGCTGGTCGCGCCGATCGACGCCGACCTCGCCGACACGGCGGCGTTCTGCGCGGCGTACGAGGTGGGGTTGGACGTGTCGGCCAACTGTGTGGTGGTCGCGGGCAAGCGTGACGGCGTGGTCCGTTATGCGGCCTGCATCATTCTGGCCACCACCCGCGCCGACGTGAACGGGGTGGCCCGCCGGGCGCTGGACGTCCGAAAGGCGAGCTTTGCCGCGATGGCGGACGCGGTCGAGTTGACCGGCATGGAGTACGGCGGGATCACCCCGATCGGGCTGCCGGCGCAGTGGCCGATCCTGGTGGACGCGCGGGTGGTCGCCACCCCGCACGTGATCGTCGGGTCCGGCGTACGGCACAGCAAGATCGCGCTGCCGGGGCCGGCATTGGGCGCACTGCCCGGTGCGCAGGTGGTGGAGGGCCTGGCCAAGCCGGCCTGA
- a CDS encoding cation-translocating P-type ATPase, which produces MTAAGRAAGRILPSFGVPHLVGEASRTVGSAATRLARTAGLTRRRVWSRPGRHHIEVHGVCQDGGNRLARQVEGALERMPGVAWARVNAPSGRVVVAVQAPEPKLRDLITTIDRVERTCDHEPDPEIPPPHPPEEGPRTPRTLGALASDALGLTISAATRVLPFAPLPGEVSGLLSAVDLQPKLHGFIGKRLRSDPRADILFPLAEAVVQGLTGRWTGIVLDGAQRVVQWGEARAQLSAWERAEPRLTGDAERATARWPVIERPRPKPDGPVERYINRMLAAGAAAGAAAVPFAGPKRAAALGLSALPKAPGSGREGYAAQLGRMLARRGVIAMDRSVLRELDRIDTLVLDAAVLGSDRGVLADLAPAPDADVDQVAERAFALFDPDDPTASRAADGWRLAPLDRMPASDPDHIPDAARLRSACGQLLGLAHGDRLAALLRVEPEPAPGVDGLPAAARHAGLRLVVAGGDEQRYGFADAILPGGDQLTESVRALQRDGAVVMLVSADRKALGASDCGLGFAAPEELPPWGAHLLVGADLRVVALVIEATGVARRTAQQNIRLAMAGTGLGALGAFTAPPPQLPHRALVAVNSAAGLAFANGVWQARRLHDQSDTPAPVATAWHLMPVGTVLDHLRSTPDGLSSAEAQRRRHATGGDGGTAGGGLLRAFVDELSNPLTPVLAAGAVLSASFGSLVDAALVGGVVGGSALIGAVHERNTERSLAELLSRSAVTARVRRDGAEQVLAAEDLVLGDVIALEPGDSVPADCRVLESVGLEADESSLTGESLPVAKSNRPVVAAAIADRHSMLYEGTTVAAGHGTAVVVATGNDTEAGRSLALVRQAPPTSGVEARLSSLTSAAIPLAAGSAVAVAGAGLLRGVPLAETAATAANLAVASVPEGLPFLVSAAQLAAARRLAEHGALVRNPRTIEALGRVDVLCFDKTGTLTEGQLLLAGVGDGVGERYAPVDRLDDRLRMTLAAALRATPAANDPEELALQTDRAVRRGAGEAGVVEQTGAAGWRAAGGLPFEPSRGYHASIGQTDGHLLLSVKGAPETVLPRCSSRRTDGRQEPLDDAGRAELERMLADRAGAGNRILAVAECPVSDPKVTDGDVRGLTFVGFLALADGVRESAAPAVRRIRQAGVHTIMITGDHPATAEAIAATISEHDEQRVVTAGELDQLDDDALAERLANTDVVARCTPTHKVRIIQALQKCGRTVAMTGDGANDAPAIRLADVGIALGQRGTPAARAAADLVVTDDRLETIIATLIEGRAMWSSVRHALSILVGGNLGEIAFSVLTAAATGRSALTGRQLLLVNLLTDLAPALAIAVRPPASDRADALLREGPDTALGESLTREIGLRAAATTLGATTGWTLARYTGRRQRAGTVALVSLVGTQLGQTILAGGTSPTVLASTAASLGVLVLVVQTPGVSQFFGCTPLGPVGWTIGAGSALGATFANGVLTRLMERLPEAHPPHSAQS; this is translated from the coding sequence ATGACGGCCGCGGGTCGCGCTGCCGGCCGCATCCTGCCGTCCTTCGGCGTGCCGCACCTGGTCGGCGAGGCGTCTCGGACGGTCGGCTCGGCCGCGACCCGGCTGGCCCGAACGGCGGGGCTGACGCGGCGTCGGGTGTGGTCCCGGCCCGGCCGACACCACATCGAGGTGCACGGTGTCTGCCAGGACGGCGGCAATCGGCTCGCCCGTCAGGTCGAAGGCGCCCTGGAGCGGATGCCCGGGGTCGCCTGGGCCCGGGTCAACGCACCCTCCGGGCGGGTGGTGGTCGCCGTCCAGGCCCCCGAGCCGAAGCTGCGCGACCTGATCACCACGATCGACCGGGTCGAGCGGACCTGCGACCACGAACCCGACCCGGAGATCCCACCGCCGCACCCACCGGAGGAGGGGCCGCGAACCCCGCGCACCCTGGGCGCGCTCGCCTCGGACGCGTTGGGCCTGACCATCTCGGCGGCCACCCGGGTCCTACCGTTCGCGCCACTGCCCGGCGAGGTGTCCGGCCTCCTCTCCGCAGTGGATCTTCAGCCGAAGCTGCACGGCTTCATCGGCAAACGGCTGCGCTCCGACCCGCGCGCAGACATCCTGTTTCCGCTGGCCGAGGCGGTGGTGCAGGGCTTGACCGGGCGCTGGACGGGGATCGTCCTGGACGGTGCGCAGCGGGTGGTGCAGTGGGGCGAGGCGCGGGCCCAACTCTCCGCCTGGGAGCGGGCCGAACCGCGACTCACCGGCGACGCGGAACGCGCCACCGCCCGGTGGCCGGTGATCGAGCGCCCCCGCCCGAAGCCGGACGGCCCGGTCGAGCGGTACATCAACCGGATGCTCGCGGCGGGCGCGGCCGCCGGCGCGGCGGCGGTGCCGTTCGCCGGGCCGAAGCGGGCCGCCGCGCTGGGCCTGTCCGCGCTACCCAAGGCGCCCGGCAGTGGCCGCGAGGGGTACGCGGCCCAGCTCGGCCGGATGCTGGCCCGGCGCGGCGTTATCGCGATGGACCGCAGTGTGCTGCGCGAACTCGACCGGATCGACACGCTCGTGCTCGACGCCGCGGTGCTCGGCTCGGACCGGGGCGTGCTGGCCGACCTCGCGCCGGCACCCGACGCGGACGTCGACCAGGTGGCCGAGCGTGCCTTCGCGTTGTTCGACCCGGACGACCCGACCGCTTCCCGCGCGGCGGACGGCTGGCGGCTCGCACCGCTGGACCGGATGCCCGCGAGCGACCCGGACCACATTCCGGACGCGGCCCGGCTGCGCTCCGCCTGCGGTCAGCTCCTCGGCCTCGCCCACGGCGACCGGCTCGCCGCACTGTTGCGGGTCGAACCGGAACCCGCGCCCGGCGTCGACGGTCTGCCCGCCGCCGCCCGGCACGCCGGTCTGCGGCTGGTCGTCGCCGGCGGCGACGAGCAGCGGTACGGCTTCGCCGACGCGATACTCCCCGGCGGGGACCAGCTGACCGAGTCGGTACGTGCATTGCAGCGCGACGGCGCGGTGGTGATGCTGGTTTCCGCGGACCGCAAGGCGCTCGGCGCGTCCGACTGTGGTCTCGGGTTCGCCGCACCGGAGGAGCTTCCGCCGTGGGGGGCGCACCTGCTGGTCGGTGCCGACCTGCGGGTGGTGGCACTGGTGATCGAGGCGACCGGGGTGGCCCGCCGCACCGCCCAGCAGAACATCCGGCTGGCCATGGCCGGCACCGGCCTCGGGGCGCTGGGCGCGTTCACCGCCCCACCACCCCAGTTGCCGCACCGAGCGCTCGTCGCGGTCAACAGCGCGGCCGGGTTGGCCTTCGCCAACGGGGTCTGGCAGGCCCGCCGGTTGCACGATCAGTCGGACACCCCGGCGCCGGTGGCGACCGCCTGGCACCTCATGCCCGTCGGCACCGTGCTCGACCACCTGCGCTCCACCCCGGACGGCCTGTCCAGCGCCGAAGCACAGCGTCGACGCCACGCCACCGGTGGCGACGGCGGCACAGCCGGCGGCGGGCTGCTGCGCGCCTTCGTGGACGAATTGTCGAACCCGCTCACTCCGGTGCTGGCCGCCGGGGCGGTGCTCTCCGCGTCGTTCGGCTCACTGGTCGACGCCGCCCTGGTCGGCGGCGTGGTCGGTGGGTCCGCCCTGATCGGGGCGGTGCACGAACGCAACACGGAGCGGTCGCTGGCGGAGCTGCTGTCGCGCTCGGCGGTGACCGCACGGGTCCGCCGGGACGGTGCCGAGCAGGTTCTCGCCGCCGAAGATCTGGTCCTCGGGGACGTCATCGCCCTCGAACCGGGCGACTCGGTGCCCGCCGACTGCCGGGTGCTGGAGTCGGTGGGCCTGGAGGCCGACGAGTCGTCACTGACCGGCGAGTCGCTGCCGGTCGCCAAGTCCAACCGACCGGTGGTCGCCGCCGCCATCGCCGACCGACACTCGATGCTCTACGAGGGCACCACCGTGGCCGCCGGGCACGGCACCGCCGTGGTGGTGGCGACCGGCAACGACACCGAGGCCGGGCGCAGCCTGGCGTTGGTGCGGCAGGCACCCCCGACCAGTGGGGTGGAGGCTCGGCTCAGCTCGTTGACCAGCGCCGCCATCCCGTTGGCTGCCGGGTCCGCGGTGGCGGTGGCCGGCGCGGGCCTGCTTCGGGGCGTACCCCTGGCCGAAACGGCGGCGACCGCCGCGAACCTCGCCGTGGCGTCGGTGCCGGAGGGGCTGCCGTTCCTGGTCAGCGCGGCGCAACTGGCGGCGGCCCGGCGGCTGGCCGAGCACGGCGCGTTGGTCCGCAACCCGCGCACCATCGAGGCGCTGGGCCGGGTGGATGTGCTCTGCTTCGACAAGACCGGCACCCTCACCGAGGGCCAGTTGCTCCTCGCCGGGGTCGGCGACGGCGTCGGCGAACGGTACGCCCCGGTCGACCGGTTGGACGACCGGCTCCGGATGACGCTGGCCGCGGCGCTGCGGGCCACCCCCGCCGCGAACGATCCGGAGGAGTTGGCGTTGCAGACCGACCGGGCGGTCCGGCGGGGTGCCGGGGAGGCCGGGGTGGTGGAGCAGACCGGTGCCGCTGGCTGGCGGGCGGCCGGCGGTCTGCCGTTCGAGCCGTCCCGTGGTTACCACGCGAGCATCGGACAGACCGACGGTCACCTGTTGTTGAGCGTCAAGGGTGCCCCGGAGACGGTGCTGCCGCGCTGTTCGTCCCGCCGCACCGACGGTCGTCAGGAACCGCTCGACGACGCCGGCCGGGCGGAACTGGAACGGATGCTCGCCGACCGGGCCGGTGCCGGAAACCGGATCCTGGCCGTCGCGGAGTGCCCGGTCAGCGACCCGAAGGTGACCGACGGGGACGTTCGAGGGCTGACCTTTGTGGGTTTCCTGGCCCTCGCCGACGGTGTACGGGAGAGCGCCGCCCCGGCGGTGCGCCGGATCCGGCAGGCCGGCGTGCACACCATCATGATCACCGGCGATCATCCGGCCACCGCCGAGGCGATCGCCGCCACCATCAGCGAGCACGACGAACAGCGGGTGGTCACCGCCGGTGAACTCGACCAACTGGACGACGACGCGCTCGCCGAGCGGTTGGCCAACACCGATGTGGTGGCCCGCTGCACCCCCACCCACAAGGTGCGGATCATCCAGGCGTTGCAGAAGTGCGGGCGGACCGTGGCGATGACCGGCGACGGCGCCAACGACGCCCCGGCCATCCGGCTGGCCGACGTCGGCATCGCCCTCGGTCAACGGGGCACCCCGGCCGCCCGCGCCGCCGCCGACCTGGTGGTCACCGACGACCGGTTGGAAACCATCATCGCGACCCTGATCGAAGGGCGGGCGATGTGGTCGTCGGTGCGGCACGCCCTCAGCATCCTGGTCGGCGGCAACCTCGGTGAGATCGCGTTCAGTGTGCTCACCGCCGCGGCGACCGGCCGCTCCGCGCTCACCGGGCGACAGCTGCTGCTGGTCAACCTCCTCACCGACCTGGCACCGGCGCTGGCCATCGCGGTCCGGCCACCCGCGTCGGACCGCGCCGACGCGCTGCTCCGGGAGGGCCCGGACACGGCGCTCGGCGAAAGTCTCACCAGGGAGATCGGTCTGCGGGCGGCAGCCACCACGCTGGGCGCGACCACCGGCTGGACGTTGGCCCGCTACACCGGACGCCGCCAGCGGGCCGGCACCGTCGCCCTGGTCTCCCTTGTCGGCACCCAGCTCGGGCAGACCATCCTGGCCGGCGGCACCAGCCCGACCGTGTTGGCCTCCACGGCGGCGTCACTGGGCGTGCTCGTCCTGGTGGTGCAGACGCCGGGAGTGAGCCAGTTCTTCGGCTGCACCCCGCTCGGGCCGGTCGGCTGGACCATCGGGGCCGGGTCGGCGCTCGGCGCGACCTTCGCCAACGGTGTGCTCACCAGGCTGATGGAACGCCTCCCGGAGGCGCACCCGCCGCACTCCGCCCAGAGCTGA
- a CDS encoding proline--tRNA ligase — MLLRMSTLLLRTLREDPADAEVPSHRLLLRAGYIRRAAPGGYTWLPLGKLVLDRITDVVRGELFAIGDQEVHFPALLPAEPYRTSGRWAEYGDLLFTLADRRGAEHLLAPTHEEMAALLVKDVFTSYRDFPVTLFQVQTKFRDEARPRAGVLRGREFLMKDAYSFDLDEAGLRAAYARHRAAYQRIFDRLGLDYTVVHAMSGAMGGSASEEFLAATPVGEDTFVGCTACDYAANTEAVVTRAPSAGDPNAQPAVEVHDTPETPTIASLVELANARRLGGRDGWTAADTLKNVVLSVRQPGADRAEPLVIGLPGDREVDLKRVEAALHPAQVAVFEEWAEHPELVRGYIGPQLLNKLGIRYLVDPRVVVGSAWLTGANEPGRHATDVVCGRDFTPDGTIEAADVRAGDPCPDCDAGELTIRRGIEIGHIFQLGRRFTDAFAVDVLGPAGKPVRPTMGCYGIGVSRAVAAVAEQHHDDRGLVWPAAIAPCDVHLVVAGKGPQLDAALELGGQLAAAGLRVLVDDRTHVSAGVKFTDAELIGIPRAVVVGRRLTEGYVELRERAGDGRTELPLDGLVDRLVREVRQDRGNLV; from the coding sequence ATGCTGCTACGTATGTCGACCCTGTTGCTGCGGACTCTGCGCGAGGACCCGGCCGACGCGGAGGTGCCGAGCCATCGGCTGCTGCTGCGCGCCGGCTACATCCGTCGTGCCGCACCGGGCGGCTACACCTGGCTGCCGCTGGGCAAGCTGGTGCTGGATCGGATCACCGATGTGGTGCGTGGTGAGCTGTTCGCGATCGGCGACCAGGAGGTGCACTTCCCGGCGCTGCTGCCCGCCGAGCCGTACCGGACCAGCGGCCGCTGGGCGGAGTACGGCGACCTTCTCTTCACCCTCGCCGACCGGCGCGGTGCCGAGCACCTGCTGGCGCCCACCCACGAGGAGATGGCGGCGCTGCTGGTCAAGGATGTGTTCACGTCGTACCGGGACTTCCCGGTGACGCTGTTCCAGGTGCAGACGAAGTTCCGGGACGAGGCGCGGCCCCGGGCCGGTGTGCTGCGCGGCCGGGAGTTCCTGATGAAGGACGCGTACTCCTTCGACCTGGACGAGGCGGGGCTGCGTGCGGCGTACGCCCGGCATCGCGCCGCGTACCAGCGGATCTTCGACCGGTTGGGTCTGGACTACACCGTGGTGCACGCGATGTCAGGGGCGATGGGCGGCTCCGCGTCGGAGGAGTTCCTCGCCGCGACGCCGGTCGGTGAGGACACCTTCGTGGGTTGCACGGCCTGCGACTACGCGGCGAACACCGAGGCGGTGGTCACCCGCGCGCCGAGCGCCGGTGACCCGAACGCGCAGCCGGCCGTCGAGGTGCACGACACTCCGGAGACCCCGACGATCGCGAGCCTGGTGGAGTTGGCGAACGCCCGCCGGTTGGGCGGGCGGGACGGCTGGACAGCCGCCGACACCCTGAAGAACGTGGTGCTGTCCGTCCGTCAGCCGGGTGCGGACCGGGCCGAGCCCCTGGTGATCGGGCTGCCCGGTGACCGGGAGGTCGACCTCAAGCGGGTCGAAGCCGCCCTGCACCCGGCCCAGGTGGCCGTCTTCGAGGAGTGGGCCGAGCATCCCGAGTTGGTGCGCGGCTATATCGGGCCGCAGCTGCTCAACAAGTTGGGCATCCGGTACCTGGTCGATCCCCGGGTGGTGGTCGGGTCAGCCTGGCTGACCGGGGCGAACGAGCCGGGCCGACACGCGACCGACGTGGTGTGCGGACGGGACTTCACCCCCGACGGCACCATCGAGGCGGCCGACGTCCGCGCCGGCGACCCGTGCCCCGACTGCGACGCGGGGGAGCTGACCATCCGGCGGGGCATCGAGATCGGGCACATCTTCCAGCTCGGCCGCCGCTTCACCGACGCCTTCGCGGTCGACGTGCTCGGGCCGGCCGGCAAGCCGGTCCGGCCGACCATGGGTTGCTACGGCATCGGGGTGTCCCGGGCGGTCGCGGCCGTCGCCGAGCAGCACCACGACGACCGGGGTCTGGTCTGGCCGGCGGCGATCGCGCCGTGCGACGTACACCTGGTGGTGGCGGGGAAGGGCCCGCAGCTCGACGCGGCGCTGGAGCTCGGCGGGCAGCTCGCCGCCGCCGGCCTGCGGGTGCTGGTCGACGACCGCACGCACGTCTCGGCCGGGGTCAAGTTCACCGACGCCGAGCTGATCGGCATCCCCCGGGCCGTCGTGGTCGGCCGCCGACTCACCGAGGGGTACGTCGAGCTGCGCGAGCGGGCCGGCGACGGGCGCACCGAGCTGCCGCTCGACGGTCTGGTGGACCGACTCGTCCGCGAGGTGCGCCAGGACCGTGGGAATCTGGTGTAG